One window of Sinorhizobium numidicum genomic DNA carries:
- a CDS encoding alpha/beta hydrolase: MDYSRRSSAPSSQSLSTGYRARHWGSFSAAGLLVGVLFFAVSLTPSLIPRPYLIQAVISGFSLAAGYAIGVSLRWLWSFFELPEPTARRARTLKIAAGIVCIAAAAVFLWQTAGWQNTVRDVMGLEPIESAEPVKLGVLAAAIFIVLVLLARLFRATFRVLSRWLEYFLTRPIARALGGLAAIALFWSVANGVIFKFALHAADSSFQTLDALIDPDVAPPKDPVKTGSDASLLRWDDLGRQGRQFIASGPTGAEIGAFFGGEAPDPVRVPDPVRVYVGLNSAETAAERAKLALEELKRAGGFDRKSLIIVVPTGTGWVDPAALDPLEYLLHGDVASVAVQYSYLTSWLSLLVEPGYGADAADALFDEVYGYWTTLPKERRPKLYLHGLSLGAMNSQASVNLFNIISDPFQGALWSGPPFPSQTWLSVTADRNAGSPAWLPRYQDSSIIRFTSQQNALDIPGAHWGAMRIVYLQYASDPVTFFDPYSVYREPEWMKAPRGPDVSPAFRWFPVVTMLQLLADMALATTSPIGYGHVYAPEHYIDAWMAVTDPQGVTPEDVTRLKAHFKDRF; this comes from the coding sequence ATGGATTACAGCCGCCGGTCCAGCGCGCCGAGTTCGCAGTCGCTGTCGACAGGGTACCGTGCAAGACATTGGGGCTCGTTCTCCGCGGCGGGGCTGCTCGTCGGCGTGCTCTTCTTCGCCGTATCGCTGACGCCGAGCCTCATTCCGCGGCCGTATCTCATTCAGGCGGTGATCTCCGGCTTTTCGCTCGCCGCCGGTTATGCGATCGGCGTATCCCTGCGCTGGCTCTGGTCCTTTTTCGAACTTCCAGAGCCGACCGCACGGCGGGCACGCACGCTGAAGATCGCCGCGGGAATCGTCTGCATTGCCGCCGCCGCGGTCTTCCTGTGGCAGACGGCGGGCTGGCAAAACACCGTCCGGGACGTCATGGGCCTGGAGCCGATCGAAAGCGCGGAGCCCGTGAAACTCGGCGTTCTTGCCGCCGCTATCTTCATCGTGCTCGTGCTTTTGGCCCGCCTTTTCCGGGCGACGTTCCGCGTTCTTTCCCGATGGCTGGAGTATTTCCTGACACGCCCCATCGCACGAGCCCTTGGCGGGCTCGCGGCCATCGCGCTCTTCTGGTCGGTGGCAAACGGTGTGATCTTCAAGTTCGCGCTCCACGCCGCCGACAGTTCTTTCCAGACGCTCGATGCTCTTATCGATCCCGATGTTGCGCCCCCCAAAGATCCCGTGAAAACAGGCAGCGACGCTTCGCTGCTGCGCTGGGATGATCTCGGGCGGCAAGGCCGACAGTTCATCGCCTCGGGCCCGACCGGCGCGGAGATCGGCGCTTTCTTCGGCGGTGAGGCTCCCGATCCGGTGCGCGTCCCCGACCCGGTCCGCGTCTATGTCGGCCTGAATTCCGCCGAGACGGCTGCGGAGCGTGCCAAACTGGCACTAGAGGAACTAAAGCGCGCCGGCGGTTTCGATCGCAAATCGCTGATCATCGTCGTCCCGACCGGCACCGGCTGGGTCGACCCGGCGGCACTCGACCCGCTCGAATATCTGCTCCATGGCGATGTGGCGAGCGTCGCCGTGCAATATTCCTACCTCACGAGCTGGCTTTCCCTGCTGGTCGAGCCCGGTTATGGAGCCGACGCCGCCGACGCGCTCTTCGATGAGGTCTATGGCTATTGGACAACGTTGCCGAAGGAACGGCGGCCGAAGCTTTATCTGCACGGTTTGAGTCTCGGGGCGATGAACTCGCAAGCTTCCGTCAATCTCTTTAACATTATCAGCGATCCTTTTCAGGGGGCTCTCTGGAGCGGACCGCCCTTTCCGAGCCAGACGTGGCTCTCGGTCACCGCCGACCGCAATGCCGGCTCTCCCGCCTGGCTGCCGCGCTATCAGGATAGCTCCATCATTCGCTTCACCAGTCAGCAGAACGCCCTCGATATTCCGGGCGCACACTGGGGTGCAATGCGGATCGTCTATCTGCAATATGCGAGCGATCCGGTCACTTTCTTCGATCCCTATTCCGTCTACAGGGAGCCGGAATGGATGAAGGCGCCGCGCGGTCCGGACGTTTCGCCGGCTTTCCGCTGGTTCCCGGTGGTGACGATGCTGCAGCTTCTGGCAGATATGGCACTCGCGACGACCTCGCCGATCGGCTACGGCCACGTCTATGCGCCAGAGCATTATATCGATGCCTGGATGGCGGTCACCGATCCGCAGGGCGTGACGCCGGAGGACGTGACGCGGCTGAAGGCGCATTTCAAGGACAGGTTTTAG
- a CDS encoding GcvT family protein yields the protein MMKPVPAKARAVIIGGGVSGCSVAYHLSKLGWTDVVLLERKQLTCGTTWHAAGLIGQLRASQNMTRLAKYSADLYVKLEAETGIATGMRQNGSITVALTEERKEEIYRQASLARAFNVDVREITPEEVKAMYPHLNVSDVKAAVHLPLDGQCDPANIAMALAKGARQNGATIIEGVKVTSVLKKDGRVTGVTCEQNGESFTIETENVVNCAGMWGREFARQSGVTVPLHACEHFYIVTEAIPGLSRLPVLRVPDECTYYKEDAGKMLIGAFELKAKPWGMEGIREDFCFDQLPEDFDHFAPILEMAVNRMPMLETAGIHTFFNGPESFTPDDRYYLGEAPELKGYWVAAGYNSIGIVSSGGAGMALAQWMNDGEPPFDLWEVDIRRAQPFQKNRAYLQERVSETLGLLYADHFPYRQMATARGVRRSPLHEHLKARGAVFGEVAGWERANWFASDGQEREYRYSWKRQNWFENQREEHLAVRGGVGLFDMTSFGKIRVEGRDALAFLQRLCANDMNVAPGRIVYTQMLNARGGIESDLTVTRLSETAFFLVVPGATLQRDLAWLRKHLRDEFVVITDVTAAESVLCVMGPKSRELMRKVSPNDFSNLAHPFGTAREIEIGMGLARAHRVTYVGELGWELYVSTDQAAHVFETLEAAGQDVGLKLCGLHTLDSCRIEKAFRHFGHDITDEDHVLEAGLGFAVKPDKGDFIGREAVLARHERGLSRRLVQFRLADSEPLLFHNEAIVRDGEIVGTITSGNYGHHLGAAIGLGYVPSEGERDADVLASSYEIEIAGTRVKAEASLKPMYDPKAERVRA from the coding sequence ATGATGAAACCCGTTCCTGCAAAAGCGCGTGCCGTCATCATCGGGGGCGGCGTTTCCGGCTGCTCGGTCGCCTATCATCTGTCGAAGCTCGGCTGGACCGATGTGGTGCTGCTCGAGCGCAAGCAACTGACCTGCGGTACGACCTGGCATGCCGCGGGCCTCATCGGTCAGCTTCGCGCCTCGCAGAACATGACGCGGCTCGCAAAATACTCGGCCGACCTCTACGTCAAGCTCGAGGCGGAGACCGGTATTGCCACAGGCATGCGCCAGAATGGCTCGATCACAGTTGCCTTGACGGAAGAGCGCAAGGAGGAAATCTACCGGCAGGCCTCGCTCGCGCGCGCCTTCAACGTCGATGTGCGCGAGATCACGCCGGAAGAGGTGAAGGCGATGTATCCGCACCTCAACGTCTCGGACGTCAAGGCGGCGGTACATCTGCCGCTTGATGGCCAGTGCGACCCGGCCAATATCGCCATGGCGCTTGCCAAAGGCGCGCGGCAGAACGGCGCGACGATCATCGAGGGCGTCAAGGTCACGTCAGTTCTGAAAAAGGACGGCCGCGTCACCGGCGTTACCTGCGAGCAGAACGGCGAGAGCTTCACCATCGAGACGGAAAACGTCGTCAACTGCGCCGGCATGTGGGGCAGGGAATTCGCTCGCCAATCCGGCGTGACGGTGCCGCTTCATGCCTGCGAGCATTTCTATATCGTGACCGAGGCAATCCCGGGCTTGAGCCGCCTGCCGGTGCTGCGCGTGCCGGACGAATGCACCTACTACAAGGAAGATGCCGGCAAGATGCTGATCGGCGCCTTCGAACTGAAGGCAAAGCCCTGGGGGATGGAGGGCATCCGCGAGGATTTCTGCTTCGACCAATTGCCGGAAGATTTCGACCACTTTGCGCCGATCCTCGAGATGGCCGTCAACCGCATGCCGATGCTGGAGACGGCGGGCATCCATACCTTCTTCAACGGGCCGGAAAGCTTCACGCCGGACGATCGCTACTATCTCGGCGAGGCGCCAGAGCTCAAAGGCTATTGGGTTGCAGCTGGATACAACTCGATCGGCATCGTATCTTCCGGCGGCGCCGGCATGGCGCTGGCGCAATGGATGAACGACGGCGAGCCACCCTTCGATCTCTGGGAGGTCGATATCCGCAGGGCGCAACCTTTCCAGAAGAACCGCGCCTATCTCCAGGAGCGCGTATCCGAAACACTCGGCCTGCTCTATGCGGATCATTTCCCCTATCGCCAGATGGCGACGGCGCGCGGCGTCCGCCGCTCGCCGCTGCATGAGCATCTGAAGGCCCGCGGCGCCGTTTTTGGCGAAGTGGCGGGATGGGAGCGCGCCAACTGGTTCGCGAGCGACGGCCAGGAACGCGAATACCGCTATTCCTGGAAGCGGCAAAACTGGTTCGAGAACCAGCGGGAAGAGCATCTGGCGGTTCGCGGCGGTGTCGGTCTCTTCGACATGACCTCCTTTGGCAAGATCCGGGTCGAGGGGCGCGATGCGCTAGCTTTTCTGCAGCGCCTATGCGCCAACGATATGAACGTTGCGCCGGGGCGGATCGTCTATACGCAGATGCTGAATGCGCGCGGCGGCATCGAGAGCGATCTAACCGTTACGCGGCTCTCGGAGACCGCCTTCTTTCTTGTCGTGCCGGGCGCGACCTTGCAGCGGGATCTTGCTTGGCTGCGAAAACATCTTCGCGACGAGTTCGTGGTGATCACGGATGTCACCGCCGCCGAAAGCGTGCTCTGCGTCATGGGGCCGAAGTCGCGGGAGCTGATGCGAAAGGTGAGCCCGAACGATTTCTCCAACCTTGCCCATCCCTTCGGTACGGCACGCGAGATCGAGATCGGCATGGGCCTCGCGCGTGCGCACCGCGTCACCTATGTGGGCGAACTCGGCTGGGAGCTTTATGTCTCGACCGATCAGGCGGCGCATGTGTTCGAGACGCTGGAGGCGGCAGGACAGGATGTCGGGCTCAAGCTCTGCGGTCTTCACACGCTCGATAGCTGCCGTATCGAGAAGGCCTTCCGTCACTTTGGCCATGACATCACCGACGAGGATCATGTGCTCGAAGCCGGGCTCGGATTTGCGGTGAAGCCCGACAAGGGAGATTTCATCGGCCGCGAGGCGGTGCTTGCTAGACATGAGCGGGGTCTTTCGCGCCGGTTGGTGCAGTTCCGGCTCGCGGATTCGGAGCCGCTGCTGTTCCACAACGAGGCGATCGTCCGCGACGGGGAAATCGTCGGCACGATCACCTCGGGCAATTACGGCCATCACCTCGGCGCTGCGATAGGCCTGGGCTACGTGCCCTCCGAAGGCGAACGCGACGCGGATGTGCTTGCGTCGAGCTACGAGATCGAAATCGCCGGAACCCGGGTCAAGGCTGAGGCTTCGCTGAAGCCGATGTATGACCCGAAAGCTGAGCGCGTGCGGGCGTAA
- a CDS encoding LysR family transcriptional regulator, whose protein sequence is MQVDLIETFLDLMETRSFNRTAERLNITQSTVSHRVKALEAQFNRKLFTRNKGGTVPTASGLRFLDYAKALQNQWHEATRAVASAGALERSMRLGIQHDLAETLAGRWVAAIRRELPTTEIYMEADYSNQMNRDLAAGELDLAILYTPHYLPDLHYERIGELHYLMVSTDAHEIGEVKPETYIRSSYSPAFDRAHRLALPHLSAASLAAGQNMAITGLLQALGGAAYVTSAAALRLSELGVASRVTDAPVIPQAVYAATSLRTRHAHQHRKIIASMDGLLLPSESL, encoded by the coding sequence ATGCAAGTTGACCTGATCGAGACCTTTCTGGACCTGATGGAGACGCGAAGCTTCAACCGCACCGCCGAACGGCTGAACATCACCCAATCGACCGTTTCTCATCGTGTGAAGGCGCTGGAGGCGCAATTCAACCGCAAGCTCTTCACCCGCAACAAGGGCGGCACCGTTCCGACCGCCTCAGGCCTTCGCTTTCTGGATTACGCCAAAGCCCTGCAAAATCAGTGGCATGAAGCGACTCGCGCTGTCGCCAGCGCTGGTGCCTTGGAGCGTTCGATGCGGCTCGGCATCCAGCATGACCTAGCAGAGACCCTTGCCGGCCGCTGGGTAGCGGCCATTCGGCGCGAGCTGCCGACAACGGAGATCTATATGGAAGCCGATTATTCGAACCAGATGAACCGCGATCTCGCCGCCGGAGAACTCGATCTTGCGATCCTCTACACGCCGCATTACCTGCCCGATCTTCATTATGAACGGATCGGCGAACTGCATTACCTTATGGTCAGCACCGATGCGCATGAGATCGGCGAGGTGAAGCCTGAGACCTATATCCGCTCAAGTTATTCGCCCGCCTTCGACCGCGCGCACCGGCTGGCCCTGCCGCATCTTTCGGCTGCTTCGCTCGCCGCCGGGCAGAACATGGCGATCACCGGCCTGCTGCAGGCGCTGGGGGGCGCTGCCTATGTGACAAGCGCTGCTGCGCTGCGGCTCTCCGAACTCGGCGTCGCAAGTCGCGTCACCGACGCGCCAGTGATCCCGCAGGCCGTCTACGCGGCGACGAGCCTTCGCACACGCCACGCCCACCAGCACCGCAAGATCATCGCCTCCATGGATGGCTTGCTCCTGCCATCAGAGAGCCTCTAA
- a CDS encoding GcvT family protein, with product MSILPSHARVVIIGGGAVGASSLFHLAKAGWTDCVLLEKNELTAGSTWHAAGNVPTFSSSWSIMNMQRYSASLYRELGTLVDYPMNYHVTGSVRLGHSKERLQEFKRVVGMGRYQGMDLDILTPNEMRGRYPFLETHDLSGALYDPYDGDIDPAQLTQALAKGARDMGAKIIRFCPVTGARRENDEWVITTPQGEIRCEYVVNAAGYYAREVGKMFGRDVPMMVMSHQYILFDEIPELAAWSKEAGHKLPLLRDVDSSYYLRQEKYGMNLGPYEKNCRAHWTTPDDPMPADFSFQLFPDDLERLEWYLNDAVERVPILGTAGLSRVINGPIPYAPDGNPLIGPMPGVPNAFEACVFTFGICQAGGAGKVLAEWVTEGQTEWDMWSCDPRRYTDYTDQDYCIAKGMEVYGHEYAMHFPKHYWPAGRNRKLSPIHDRIAALGAQFKPYNGWERAMWYAKPGDDTSEEATQTWGREGPWAKRIAEECLAVRDAAGILDLPGFSRFRVNGEGAREWLSGLITGRVPKPGRIGLAYFADNKGRIVTEMSVMAIEEDFFFLITAAAAQWHDFEWLQKHRPADAAFTLEDVTANCCCQILTGPKSRAILAEVADADLSKGWLTHQTAKIAGRYCQLVRVSFAGELGWEIHTKVDDTAAIFDAVWEAGQKRGLKPFGMEALDSLRIEKGYRAWKGDLSTDYTILQGGLERFVDWSKPAFKGKAALEREKQQGIAKRFVTLTVEAGDCDAPYMSTLWSGGQVVGETTSGNWGYRVGKSIALGMLRADLAVPGQEIEVEVFGDRVKATVQPDQPLWDPSNERLKA from the coding sequence ATGTCGATTTTGCCGTCTCACGCGCGGGTCGTGATCATCGGCGGGGGAGCGGTTGGCGCTTCCTCGCTCTTTCATCTGGCCAAGGCCGGCTGGACCGATTGTGTGCTTCTGGAAAAGAACGAGTTGACGGCCGGCTCGACATGGCATGCGGCGGGTAATGTGCCGACCTTCTCCTCATCCTGGTCGATCATGAACATGCAGCGCTATTCGGCGTCGCTCTACCGCGAGTTGGGGACGCTCGTCGATTATCCGATGAACTATCACGTGACGGGGTCCGTCCGCCTCGGCCATTCCAAGGAACGGCTGCAGGAGTTCAAGCGTGTCGTCGGCATGGGCCGCTACCAGGGCATGGACCTCGATATACTCACGCCGAACGAGATGCGCGGCCGCTATCCTTTCCTCGAAACGCATGATCTGAGCGGCGCGCTCTACGATCCCTATGACGGCGACATCGACCCGGCGCAGCTCACCCAGGCGCTAGCCAAGGGCGCGCGCGACATGGGCGCGAAGATCATCCGCTTCTGTCCTGTAACGGGCGCACGCCGCGAGAACGACGAGTGGGTCATCACCACGCCGCAGGGCGAAATCCGCTGCGAGTACGTCGTCAATGCCGCCGGCTATTATGCCCGCGAAGTCGGCAAGATGTTCGGCCGCGACGTCCCGATGATGGTGATGAGCCATCAATACATTCTCTTCGACGAGATCCCGGAGCTTGCCGCCTGGTCGAAGGAGGCGGGCCACAAGCTGCCGCTCTTACGCGATGTCGATTCTTCCTATTATCTCCGGCAGGAGAAATACGGCATGAATCTCGGACCCTACGAGAAGAACTGCCGGGCGCATTGGACCACACCGGACGATCCGATGCCGGCGGATTTCTCCTTCCAGCTCTTCCCCGACGATCTCGAAAGGTTGGAATGGTATCTGAACGACGCGGTCGAGCGTGTACCAATCCTCGGAACGGCAGGCCTTTCGCGCGTCATCAACGGGCCGATCCCCTATGCGCCGGACGGCAATCCGCTGATCGGGCCGATGCCGGGCGTGCCGAATGCCTTCGAGGCCTGCGTCTTCACCTTCGGCATCTGCCAGGCGGGCGGCGCCGGCAAGGTGCTCGCCGAATGGGTCACCGAAGGCCAGACGGAATGGGACATGTGGTCATGCGATCCGCGCCGCTACACCGACTATACCGACCAGGATTATTGCATCGCTAAGGGCATGGAAGTCTACGGCCATGAATATGCAATGCATTTCCCGAAGCACTATTGGCCTGCCGGGCGCAATAGGAAGCTGTCGCCGATCCACGACCGCATCGCCGCGCTCGGCGCGCAATTCAAGCCCTATAACGGCTGGGAGCGCGCCATGTGGTACGCCAAGCCCGGCGACGATACGTCGGAAGAGGCGACGCAGACCTGGGGTCGCGAAGGGCCTTGGGCGAAACGCATCGCAGAGGAATGCCTCGCCGTGCGCGACGCCGCCGGCATTTTGGACCTGCCGGGATTCTCGCGCTTCCGGGTGAATGGCGAGGGCGCGCGGGAATGGCTCTCCGGCCTCATCACCGGTCGCGTGCCGAAGCCTGGACGCATCGGTTTGGCCTATTTCGCCGATAACAAGGGCCGCATCGTCACGGAAATGTCTGTGATGGCGATCGAGGAAGATTTCTTCTTCCTGATCACCGCGGCGGCAGCGCAATGGCACGATTTCGAATGGCTGCAAAAGCACCGCCCGGCGGATGCGGCCTTCACGCTTGAAGACGTGACGGCGAATTGCTGCTGCCAAATCCTGACGGGGCCGAAATCACGCGCGATTCTTGCAGAAGTCGCGGACGCCGATCTTTCGAAGGGGTGGCTCACGCACCAGACGGCGAAGATCGCCGGGCGCTATTGCCAGTTGGTTCGGGTCTCCTTCGCCGGCGAGCTCGGCTGGGAAATCCATACGAAGGTCGATGATACCGCGGCAATCTTCGATGCCGTGTGGGAGGCCGGGCAGAAGCGCGGGCTGAAACCCTTCGGCATGGAAGCGCTCGATAGCCTGCGCATCGAGAAGGGCTATCGCGCCTGGAAGGGCGATCTGTCGACGGACTACACGATCCTGCAAGGCGGGCTCGAGCGCTTCGTCGATTGGTCGAAGCCGGCCTTCAAGGGCAAGGCGGCGCTGGAGCGCGAGAAGCAGCAAGGCATCGCGAAACGCTTCGTGACGCTGACAGTCGAGGCTGGCGATTGCGACGCGCCTTATATGTCGACGCTCTGGTCGGGCGGTCAGGTCGTCGGCGAAACGACCTCCGGCAACTGGGGCTATCGCGTCGGCAAGTCGATCGCGCTCGGCATGCTGCGCGCCGATCTCGCCGTGCCTGGGCAGGAGATCGAAGTCGAAGTTTTCGGCGACCGCGTCAAGGCCACGGTGCAGCCGGACCAGCCGCTCTGGGATCCCTCGAATGAAAGACTGAAGGCATGA
- a CDS encoding trimethylamine methyltransferase family protein — protein sequence MTDECAVAGSRRSGGRAARVALRSAPLAENIRPVRPGLPGGQYKPLTEASVKRIHEAALDALEQIGLANAPKSGIEIMTGAGAILGDDGRIRFPRALVEDMLAVAARDITLYARDPKQDLELSGTRVYYGTAGAAVHVVDVEKREYRESTAKDLLNAAQLVHYLDNVHFFQRAMVCRDIPDNFLMDINTLYACCAGTTKHVGTSFSDPSHVEGCFDLLHMIAGGDDKWRPRPFVSNSNCFVVPPMKFAEESCITMEKCIRGGMPILLLSAGQAGATAPAPLAAAIVQAVAECLAGVVYVNAMAPGHPAIFGTWPFVSDLRTGAMSGGSGEQALLTAGCAQMHQFYRLPGGAAAGIADAKLPDMQAGWEQAISNVMAGLSGLNMVYEAVGMHASLLGFCLESLVLGDDLLGQVQRCIRGIDVTEDSVSLETMRSVCLDGPGHYLGHPQTLGLMQTEYIYPAVADRTSPKEWVEIGRPDLIARAIERKNRILAEAAPSVIAPEIDRAIREKFSIYC from the coding sequence ATGACTGACGAATGCGCAGTTGCTGGTTCGAGACGGTCCGGGGGACGGGCGGCGCGTGTGGCGCTCCGCTCCGCGCCGCTTGCTGAAAACATCCGGCCGGTGCGCCCAGGGCTGCCGGGTGGTCAGTACAAACCGTTGACGGAAGCGAGCGTCAAACGGATCCATGAGGCGGCGCTCGATGCGCTTGAGCAGATCGGCCTCGCCAATGCGCCGAAGTCCGGCATCGAGATCATGACCGGAGCCGGCGCGATCCTCGGCGACGACGGGCGCATTCGCTTCCCCCGTGCGCTGGTCGAGGACATGCTGGCTGTCGCCGCGCGCGACATTACCCTTTATGCTCGCGACCCGAAACAGGACCTCGAACTCAGCGGAACCCGCGTCTATTACGGCACGGCCGGCGCGGCGGTCCACGTGGTCGATGTCGAGAAACGCGAATATCGCGAATCGACGGCCAAGGATCTCTTGAATGCGGCGCAGCTCGTTCATTACCTCGACAACGTCCATTTCTTCCAGAGGGCGATGGTCTGCCGGGATATCCCTGATAATTTCCTGATGGACATCAACACACTCTATGCCTGCTGCGCCGGTACGACCAAACATGTCGGCACCAGCTTCTCCGATCCGTCGCATGTCGAGGGCTGCTTTGATCTTCTGCACATGATCGCAGGCGGTGACGACAAGTGGCGGCCTCGGCCATTCGTTTCGAATTCGAACTGCTTCGTCGTTCCGCCAATGAAATTCGCCGAGGAAAGCTGCATCACCATGGAGAAGTGCATCCGCGGCGGCATGCCGATCCTGCTGCTTTCGGCGGGGCAGGCAGGCGCAACCGCGCCGGCGCCGCTTGCCGCTGCGATCGTGCAGGCCGTCGCCGAATGCTTGGCGGGCGTCGTCTATGTCAACGCCATGGCGCCGGGACATCCGGCGATCTTTGGCACCTGGCCTTTTGTTTCAGATCTGAGGACAGGGGCGATGTCCGGTGGCTCCGGCGAGCAGGCGCTGCTGACGGCGGGCTGTGCGCAGATGCATCAATTCTATCGCCTGCCGGGCGGCGCCGCCGCCGGCATTGCGGATGCCAAGCTGCCGGACATGCAGGCCGGCTGGGAGCAGGCGATCTCCAATGTCATGGCGGGACTTTCCGGGCTCAACATGGTCTATGAGGCCGTCGGCATGCATGCCTCGCTGCTCGGCTTCTGCCTGGAATCGCTGGTGCTCGGCGACGACCTGCTCGGACAAGTTCAGCGCTGCATCCGCGGCATCGATGTGACGGAGGACTCGGTTTCGCTCGAAACCATGCGCTCCGTCTGCCTCGATGGCCCCGGCCACTATCTCGGTCATCCGCAGACGCTCGGTCTGATGCAGACGGAATATATCTATCCGGCGGTGGCCGACCGGACGAGCCCGAAGGAATGGGTGGAAATCGGCCGTCCGGACCTCATCGCGCGCGCGATTGAGAGAAAGAACCGCATTCTCGCGGAGGCCGCACCTTCGGTGATTGCGCCGGAGATCGACCGGGCGATTCGGGAGAAGTTCAGTATCTATTGCTGA